From the genome of Lotus japonicus ecotype B-129 chromosome 6, LjGifu_v1.2, one region includes:
- the LOC130725212 gene encoding uncharacterized protein LOC130725212, which produces MPPRQDPSNEQLAQAMAQLAQVVAQQAAATAATNAAQAQREAEEHTRRAQQQARELAQAQTRGLNDFKRQDPPRFSGESDPEKADIWIQELEKIFGVLQTPDDTKVVLATYMLLGDAEYWWRSARQILEASNTVVTWDTFKRAFLDKYFPETAREEKETQFLKLHQGSMSVGEYAATMEALSKHFRFFQLQVDEPYLCNRFMMGLRYDLEEAVRPLGIRQFQVLVEKAREVEAMKNRRGSRQGRGGPIRPSHQDYEGHGKGKQPQKKPYDYQRGNNRVMGQNTPNETTYEGQGNQAQGKDVTCFKCGKVGHYANVCKDDPRVCFNCNKPGHVARDCKAPKVEAGATLNAAGGRRPVTAGRVYTLNADEVENTRELARE; this is translated from the coding sequence ATGCCTCCACGACAAGACCCATCTAACGAACAATTGGCTCAAGCCATGGCTCAGCTGGCCCAAGTGGTGGCCCAGCAAGCTGCTGCAACTGCCGCCACCAATGCTGCTCAAGCTCAGCGAGAGGCTGAAGAGCATACTCGGAGGGCTCAGCAACAAGCTCGGGAGCTAGCTCAGGCTCAGACTAGAGGGTTGAATGACTTCAAACGCCAAGACCCGCCGAGGTTCAGTGGTGAGTCGGATCCGGAAAAGGCTGACATTTGGATCCAGGAACTTGAGAAAATCTTTGGAGTGCTGCAGACCCCTGATGACACTAAGGTGGTGCTAGCTACGTACATGCTGCTGGGTGACgccgagtactggtggaggagcGCCAGGCAGATATTGGAAGCAAGCAACACGGTGGTCACTTGGGATACCTTCAAGAGGGCATTCCTTGACAAGTACTTCCCTGAGACTGCAAGGGAAGAGAAAGAAACCCAATTCCTGAAGCTCCACCAAGGAAGCATGTCTGTTGGAGAATATGCCGCCACGATGGAGGCACTGTCAAAACATTTCCGATTCTTTCAGCTGCAGGTGGACGAGCCCTATCTGTGCAACCGTTTTATGATGGGGCTACGCTACGACCTTGAGGAAGCTGTTAGACCTCTGGGCATTCGGCAATTCCAAGTGCTAGTCGAGAAGGCCCGAGAAGTTGAGGCTATGAAGAACCGCCGAGGAAGTAGGCAAGGAAGGGGTGGACCAATCAGGCCAAGCCATCAAGATTATGAGGGGCATGGTAAAGGGaaacaacctcagaagaagccTTATGACTACCAGCGAGGCAACAATCGAGTTATGGGTCAGAACACACCCAATGAGACAACCTATGAAGGTCAAGGTAACCAAGCCCAAGGAAAGGAcgtgacttgcttcaagtgcgGAAAAGTGGGTCATTATGCTAATGTCTGCAAGGATGACCCTAGGGTGTGCTTTAACTGCAATAAGCCAGGACACGTGGCAAGggattgcaaggcaccaaaGGTTGAAGCGGGAGCAACCTTGAATGCCGCAGGAGGAAGGCGTCCGGTAACAGCAGGACGAGTGTACACCCTGAACGCTGACGAAGTTGAGAACACCAGGGAGCTAGCTCGGGAATAG